The genomic window AACAATCCTAATAGCACGTATTCCACAAATGTTCCAAAAGGCGGAAATTATTATCAAGAAAATGAAATTTATACTAGAGGATACAATAGCAAAGTAGGCTTCAATATCGCAACGTCTTACAAAGACCGATTATATTTAGGAGCAAATTTAAATGTTCATATTACAGATTATAGAAGATCTACAAGTTTCTATGAAGACAATGACAATCCGTTACAACCTAACGAAACAATATCAAGCATAAGATTTAATAATGATTTATATACTTATGGAAATGGTTTTTCTTTCCAACTTGGAGCAATCGGAAAAGTAACTGACAATTTTAGACTGGGTGTAGCATACGAATCTAACACTTGGTATGAATTGTACGATGAGCTTTCACAAAGTCTATACACAACGAGACAAGCTGCAGGCGGACCAATTGTCAATGCTAATGTAGCTCCTAATGTAGTAAACGTATATGAATCTTATACTTTACAAACACCTGATAGATGGACTTTTAGTGCTGCATATATTTTTGGAAAATCAGGATTATTAAGTATTGATTATGGCATAAGAAATTACGGAAACGCTAAATTCAAACCAAGCAATGCGGGCTTTGGCGGCATTAACAATGAAATAGATAACACTCTAACTAGCACTGGAGAGCTTCGTATAGGTGCTGAATACAAAATCAAACAATTAAGCTTAAGAGGCGGATACCGTTATGAAGGAAGCCCTTATAAAAATGGAATTACAGTTGGAGAATTAAACAGTTATTCTGCTGGTTTAGGTTATAATTTTGGATCTACAAAATTAGATCTGGCTTACTCTTATTTAGAAAGAGATTCGAATCAAGGTTTCTTTACAAGAGGATTCACTGACGGAGCTAACATTACTTCGAAATTAAACAATGTTACTATGACTTTATTATTTGAATTGTAATTAAAAATCAAAATAGATGATTGAAATTTCCGTCAGGTTTTTCCTTGACGGATTTTTTTTTACTCTTTCAAAAAAACATTTGTTTTAAATTCAACTCAAAAAGCACAAGTAACCAAACCGGTTAACTTCATAAAAAACAGCTAAAACAAACTGCAAACTAGTGCGGTTTGAATAAAAAAAGTGTAATTTTGCACTCCAATTTATAAAAGTATGAGAACCAAGTCTTTAAAAAAGAACAAAATTAACGTAATCACTCTTGGGTGTTCAAAAAATGTTTATGATAGTGAAGTCCTGATGGGACAGCTTCGCGCGAATGGAAAAGAGGTTGAACACGAAGCTCCTGCAGAAAAAGAAGGAAACATTATTGTAATTAATACTTGCGGATTTATTGATAATGCAAAAGCAGAATCGGTAAATATGATTTTGGAATATGCAGACAAAAAAGATAAAGGACTTGTTGACAAAGTTTTTGTAACAGGATGCTTGTCTGAACGTTACAGACCAGATTTAGAAAAAGAAATTCCAAACGTTGACCAATATTTCGGAACTACAGAATTACCTCAACTATTAAAAGCCCTTGGAGCCGATTATAAGCACGAATTACTTGGAGAACGTTTAACCACAACTCCAAAAAATTACGCTTATTTAAAAATCGCAGAAGGATGCGACAGACCTTGCAGTTTTTGTGCAATTCCGTTAATGAGAGGTTCTCACGTTTCTCAACCAATTGAAAAATTGGTTAAAGAAGCAGAAGGTTTAGCTAAAAATGGGGTTAAAGAATTAATCTTAATTGCTCAGGACTTAACTTATTATGGCCTTGATCTTTATAAAAAAAGAAATCTAGCAGAACTTTTAGAAGCTTTAGTAAAAGTAGAAGGAATTGAGTGGATTCGTTTACATTATGCTTTCCCAACTGGTTTCCCTATGGATGTTTTGGAAGTAATGAAACGCGAACCTAAAATCTGTAACTATATTGATATTCCGTTGCAGCACATTTCAGATTCAATTTTAAAATCAATGCGACGTGGTACAACTCAGGCTAAAACCACTCAATTATTGAAAGACTTCCGTGCTGCAGTTCCTGGAATGGCAATTAGAACTACACTAATTGTTGGATATCCTGGTGAAACTCAAGAAGATTTTGAAATTTTGAAAGATTTTGTTCAGGAAATGAAATTTGACAGAATGGGATGTTTTGCTTATTCTCATGAAGAAAATACTCATGCTTATTTATTGGAAGATGATGTTCCAGATGATGTAAAACAAGCAAGAGCAAATGAAATTATGGAATTGCAATCTCAAATTTCTTGGGATTTGAATCAAGAAAAAGTCGGTAAAGTATTTAAATGCATCATTGACAGAAAAGAAGGCGCTCATTTTGTAGGACGTACAGAATTTGATAGTCCAGATGTTGACAATGAAGTTCTAATCGATGCTTCTAAACATTATGTAAAAACAGGAGAATTTGTTAATATCAAGATAATTGAAGCAACAGAATTTGATTTATACGGGGAACCTGCTTAAATTTACGCTGAACAATTGTTAATCACAGATAAAAATACTTTTATGAAACCTTTTCAAACTTTATTTATTTTAGTTTTTGGCTTATTTACTTTTACTGTTTCTGCTCAATATGGAGGAGGATACAATAATGGCTATGGTGGTGGTTATGGTAATGGTTACGGAAGAGGAGGCGGAATGGGCATGGACAGAAGTATGATGGCTGGACAACAGCAGGGTTCTCAAAGCAAACCTAAGGAGACTCCACCTGAAGAGACTGCAGCATATATTGTTGAACAAATGAGACCGCAAGTAAACTTAGATGAATTACAAGCAATTGCAATCACAAATGTTTTAGCTGATAGTGTGAGAGAACAAGGTATTTTATTAAAAAACGAAAGCAGCAGCCAAGAGCAAAAAATTGAGCAGATAAAAGCTTTACGTGAAAGCACTGATAAAAAAATCACCTCTTTTTTAAATCCAGATCAAATTGAGAAGTACAAAACTTTCATGGATACTTTAAAAGACGTCAAAAAAACAAAATCTAAAAAGAAAAAAGATAAAGATTCTAAAGACTCAAAAGAAGTAAAAGAGACTCCAGCAGATACGAAAATTTCAGAATAATCGTTATTAACCTTTAAAGCAACGAATTATGACAAAAAAACTTTTTTGTTATCTTATTTTAGCTGTTATTATCAGTGCTTGTTCTACAAATCCGTACAAGAATACTGAAAAAGCTTATGATCAGCAGCTAAAAAATTTGGAGAACCAAATTACAAGTAAAGAAGCCAAACCAATTCCAGCAGTTTCACCTGTTGTTATTGATACTTCGTATGCACAACAGCTGAGAATTGTAAAAGACACTTTATCTAAGACAAATTCGACTTATTTACAAAACGGAATTAACACTGAATGGATTGGTACGGTAAATTTCAATTTAAGAAAACCAAGTTTTGTTATTATTCATCATACGGCTCAAGATTCTTTGCAGCAGACGATTAATACTTTTACAAAAACCAAGACTCAAGTAAGCGCACACTACATTATTTCTGAAAACGGAAAAGTAGTGCAAATGCTGAATGATTATTTAAGAGCTTGGCATGCTGGAAATTCTACTTGGGGAAAAACAACAGATTTAAACTCTTGCTCAATAGGCATTGAGTTAGACAATAATGGATTTAAGCCTTTTACTGAAGCACAAATCAGCAGCTTAGTTGCTTTGTTGACCAAATTAAAAAAGGATTACAATATTCCGACACAAAACTTTTTAGGTCACGCTGATATTGCTCCGGGAAGAAAACAAGATCCAAGCGCTTTATTTCCATGGAAAACTTTAGCAGAAAAAGGATTCGGAATCTGGCCTGATGAAGTTTTAGAACCTGCTCCGTTTGATTTTAAAATTGAACCTGCATTGAGAATTATCGGTTATAACACTAAAAATTTGACTGCGGCAATTCAAGCATTTAAACTACATTATATACAAACTGACGCAACATCGGTTTTAGATAGAAAAACAATTGATGCTATTTATTCGATTTATAAAAAACAAATCCAATAAAACCTCAACAATTAAATAAAAAAGCGTTTCTGTAAAAAAAATACAGGAACGCTTTTTTTATTATTTATTATGAAAAATTTCTTGTTTCGAACCCTACAAATCAAACGTTCCTACGGAACGTATAATCGCGAGGCAATCAATTCAATTCTACCAACAAAACATTCCTACGGAATGATTATCACCTATTCAACTTCAAACTTCAAACTTCAAACTTGAAACTTCAAACTTAAAACTTGAAACTTGAAACAAATAAAAAAGCTGCCAAAACAATAATATGTTTCGACAGCTCCAAAAAAAAAAAAAAATATCAATCTTTATCTCTAGAAAGAGTATGTTGTTGCAATTAAGGCATAGAAACTTCCGCCTGTCGGCAATGCATCTTTATCTAAGAATATATCTTCAGACGCTGCATCGTATCTTAGCTCAGGAATTATAGTTAGTTTTCCAACTTTGTAGTTTAAAGAAACTGTGTTAGCAAATACATTTGATCCTGACAAAGTTCCTAAACTTGGAGCTGCATTTTTAGCGTCAAAATATTCCATTCTGTAAGCCAAAAGCAAAGATGGCTTAAAAGTATAAGTGGCATATCCTACCAAAGAAAACCAATCTCCATCCAAATTACTATCAAAATCATTTGTTGTTTTAGCATAAGTTGCATTTAAGCCAAGTGAAAAACTATCTGAAATTCCTTTAGAAGCTGTTAAATCAAACTGTGTTTTGTTTTCGTCTGAAACCGGAATTGTACTTCCTGGTATTGGGTTAGTACTTCCTGTTGTAAAATTCAAATAAGCACTTCCTGTATCACCTATATACCCTACTTGTCCAATGAACGTTTTTTGATATGAACCTGCATCCATAGCCGATTTAAAGTCTGTTGGGTTGGTTAATCCTAACATGGCTGTAAATTTACCAGAAGTATATTGCGCTTTAACCCCAGTATTGAAAAATGGCCCATAAGAAAACGCATAAGACATACTGTAGTTTTTATTATCTACGGCATCTAATACCTCATAACCAATATGGGTTCCGAAACTACCCGCTACTACTTTAAATTCATCAGTCAAATTGTATGTAAAGAATAATTGTTTAATCATAAATTTTGCACTTGCATCTTTATCTGGTGTTTCATTATATGAAAATTCTGCTGCTCTTTTTCCGAAACCTAAGTCTACAAAAACTGAAGCTTTTCCAAAAGTATGACCCGCTTCTATCGATGCCATTCCTAATTCGAATGAATTCTGTGAGTTGGTAAAGCTCGTTAATCCATTCATTTGTTTTGAAAAATCATATTTATAGTACGCATCTGCAGAACCTCCCCATGTGGTTGCTGGGGGAGCTGCTGCTTCCTCTTCTTGGGCAAAGGCAAAAGAACTTGTTAACATCGCGGCTAAAATGTGAAATGCTTTTTTCATGTTTTAATTTGGTTTTTAGTTATTAATTGATTCTGGTTAGTTAATCTTTTATATATCTATTTAATAGCATAAGTCATTTCTAAAACCTTTCATGCGCCCTTCAAATCATCATCATTTTCATTAGCGAATTTATTAACTTTTGTATGAGTAGAATAATTCAAAACTGCTTTTTTAACGTTTTAGACGAAGAATTATGGATTACAAAAATTATATCGCCAATAATCGTGATTTGACATTTATCGATAATTGTTTTTGAAAATTCAACAACACATTTATAGTCGATTTTCAAAATTTACAATGGGTTAAAGTAAAAATTACTACAAAAATCAAACTAAAAACAACACAAAAACATATACAAAAATAAATACCCCTAAAAAAATAGGGGTATATAAAAAATATTAAAAATAACAGACTCAAAACACTTTCAAAAAAAGACAACTTAAAAACCATTTTTAAGCACACAAAATTCTTACAAATAACAACCCTACAAAACACCTCTTGATTGCGATCTGAAAAGCACGGTTTATAATATAGAAAAATCAAAAAAGCCCGTTCATTTAAGTGAACGGGCTTTTATATAAACGACTCAAATGATCTATTCTTCTTTATTGTATTTTCTTAAATACTCACGGACTTTAATTCCAGAATCTTTTAAATCCTCATCCTTCCATTTTCCATCCGATTTAGCAGATTTCTTCAAAATAGAACAAGTTTCATCTTTATCAGATACTGACCAAGTTATCCAGCTTAGTTTTCGAGCTTCCATCCAATCTATGTATTCTTGCCAAGCTTTATAATTGAGAGGCCCATCTCCAGAAGCTTCCATTCCAGCCGATTCTGAAATAAAAACAGGAAGCCCTCTCTTAATAGCCAAATCTGTTCTATCTCTCAACTCTTTGCCATGTGTTGCAGCGTAAAAATGCATGGTATACATTATATTCGTATAACCTCTTATCGGATCTTCGGCAGGAAGATCTACATCTTGATCCCAATGTGGACAGCCGACTAGAATAATATTATTAGGATCGTTTTCGCGAATTACACGAATTACTTCTTCTGCATAATTTTTCACTTCCCACCAAGTTTCATAATCAGGCTCATTAAACACTT from Flavobacterium sp. KACC 22763 includes these protein-coding regions:
- the rimO gene encoding 30S ribosomal protein S12 methylthiotransferase RimO — encoded protein: MRTKSLKKNKINVITLGCSKNVYDSEVLMGQLRANGKEVEHEAPAEKEGNIIVINTCGFIDNAKAESVNMILEYADKKDKGLVDKVFVTGCLSERYRPDLEKEIPNVDQYFGTTELPQLLKALGADYKHELLGERLTTTPKNYAYLKIAEGCDRPCSFCAIPLMRGSHVSQPIEKLVKEAEGLAKNGVKELILIAQDLTYYGLDLYKKRNLAELLEALVKVEGIEWIRLHYAFPTGFPMDVLEVMKREPKICNYIDIPLQHISDSILKSMRRGTTQAKTTQLLKDFRAAVPGMAIRTTLIVGYPGETQEDFEILKDFVQEMKFDRMGCFAYSHEENTHAYLLEDDVPDDVKQARANEIMELQSQISWDLNQEKVGKVFKCIIDRKEGAHFVGRTEFDSPDVDNEVLIDASKHYVKTGEFVNIKIIEATEFDLYGEPA
- a CDS encoding glycoside hydrolase family 5 protein, which produces MKSKFWCAAILLLLIVNVSKAQFVKKHGQLSVLGTQLVDKDNNPVVLRGLSFGWHSMWPRFYNEKAVSWLKKDFNCNVVRAAMGIELGDHSYINDPEFSKEKIEAVVKGAIKEDIYVIIDWHSHNINLKEAKQFFAEMSKKYAKYPNIIYEVFNEPDYETWWEVKNYAEEVIRVIRENDPNNIILVGCPHWDQDVDLPAEDPIRGYTNIMYTMHFYAATHGKELRDRTDLAIKRGLPVFISESAGMEASGDGPLNYKAWQEYIDWMEARKLSWITWSVSDKDETCSILKKSAKSDGKWKDEDLKDSGIKVREYLRKYNKEE
- a CDS encoding N-acetylmuramoyl-L-alanine amidase produces the protein MTKKLFCYLILAVIISACSTNPYKNTEKAYDQQLKNLENQITSKEAKPIPAVSPVVIDTSYAQQLRIVKDTLSKTNSTYLQNGINTEWIGTVNFNLRKPSFVIIHHTAQDSLQQTINTFTKTKTQVSAHYIISENGKVVQMLNDYLRAWHAGNSTWGKTTDLNSCSIGIELDNNGFKPFTEAQISSLVALLTKLKKDYNIPTQNFLGHADIAPGRKQDPSALFPWKTLAEKGFGIWPDEVLEPAPFDFKIEPALRIIGYNTKNLTAAIQAFKLHYIQTDATSVLDRKTIDAIYSIYKKQIQ
- a CDS encoding outer membrane beta-barrel protein, which produces MKKAFHILAAMLTSSFAFAQEEEAAAPPATTWGGSADAYYKYDFSKQMNGLTSFTNSQNSFELGMASIEAGHTFGKASVFVDLGFGKRAAEFSYNETPDKDASAKFMIKQLFFTYNLTDEFKVVAGSFGTHIGYEVLDAVDNKNYSMSYAFSYGPFFNTGVKAQYTSGKFTAMLGLTNPTDFKSAMDAGSYQKTFIGQVGYIGDTGSAYLNFTTGSTNPIPGSTIPVSDENKTQFDLTASKGISDSFSLGLNATYAKTTNDFDSNLDGDWFSLVGYATYTFKPSLLLAYRMEYFDAKNAAPSLGTLSGSNVFANTVSLNYKVGKLTIIPELRYDAASEDIFLDKDALPTGGSFYALIATTYSF
- a CDS encoding OmpP1/FadL family transporter encodes the protein MKKILFLLITGLTVSASYSQEVSDALRYSQENLTGTARYRAMSGAFGAVGGDISALSVNPAGSAIFNSNQVGVTFSNQNIKNNSNYNGTQTSDKENSFILNQAGGVFVFKNHNPNVGWNKISIGATYENTNNFNNEVFSAGTNLNHSVDAYFLDYANYSNGGAPVPQEFVTLQPNETVSDLYQYLGSNFPNGQYPNLSGFSAQQALLGNLGRVIGIDEANNPNSTYSTNVPKGGNYYQENEIYTRGYNSKVGFNIATSYKDRLYLGANLNVHITDYRRSTSFYEDNDNPLQPNETISSIRFNNDLYTYGNGFSFQLGAIGKVTDNFRLGVAYESNTWYELYDELSQSLYTTRQAAGGPIVNANVAPNVVNVYESYTLQTPDRWTFSAAYIFGKSGLLSIDYGIRNYGNAKFKPSNAGFGGINNEIDNTLTSTGELRIGAEYKIKQLSLRGGYRYEGSPYKNGITVGELNSYSAGLGYNFGSTKLDLAYSYLERDSNQGFFTRGFTDGANITSKLNNVTMTLLFEL